GAGAAACATTATGTTTGTATCTTAGATGATACTAATGAGTTTGCTGTTAAACCGTTTTGGATATATTCAGATATTTTAGGTCTTAGAGAACTACTCAAACGATTAGCTGAGTTATCTTTAGATAGTGATGATTTTATCATAGGAGTAGAATCTACGGGTGCATTTA
This Sulfurimonas crateris DNA region includes the following protein-coding sequences:
- a CDS encoding IS110 family transposase; the protein is MYYVGIDVAKEKHYVCILDDTNEFAVKPFWIYSDILGLRELLKRLAELSLDSDDFIIGVESTGAF